From a region of the Rhinatrema bivittatum chromosome 15, aRhiBiv1.1, whole genome shotgun sequence genome:
- the UBIAD1 gene encoding ubiA prenyltransferase domain-containing protein 1 isoform X1, with product MENMADIGKVQEVVTGLKRTMKPEDYTSKVNVPAESLPEAEVNGLEPHITEIAEPAASSWRQKCASYVLALRPWSFSTSLTPVALGSALAYQSDGTLHFLLLLVCAVAVLAVHGAGNLVNTYYDFSKGIDHKKSDDRTLVDQILKPQDVVWFGVFLYTLGCVCAACLYCLSTLKLEHLALIYFGGLSGSFLYTGGIGFKYVALGDLVILITFGPLAVMFAHAIQVGYLSIVPLLYAIPLVLSTEAILHSNNTRDMESDQQAGIITLAILIGPTLSYVLYNSLLFLPYLIFCVLATRYTISMALPLLTIPMAFSLERQFRRQHFNKIPHRTAKLNLFLGLFYVFGIVLAPAGVLPKL from the exons GTTGTGACGGGACTTAAGAGAACCATGAAGCCTGAAGATTACACCAGCAAAGTAAATGTTCCTGCTGAGAGCCTCCCTGAGGCTGAGGTGAATGGGCTAGAGCCGCACATTACAGAGATAGCAGAGCCGGCagccagcagctggaggcagAAGTGTGCTTCCTACGTACTGGCACTGCGCCCCTGGAGCTTCAGTACCTCCCTCACCCCTGTAGCACTGGGCAGCGCCTTAGCTTATCAATCTGATGGCACATTGCACTTCCTCTTGCTTCTAGTCTGTGCTGTGGCAGTGCTGGCAGTGCATGGAGCTGGGAACTTGGTGAATACTTACTATGACTTTTCCAAAGGCATTGACCACAAGAAGAGTGATGACCGGACACTAGTAGACCAAATTCTGAAGCCCCAGGATGTGGTGTGGTTTGGGGTCTTTCTCTACACATTGGGTTGTGTCTGTGCTGCCTGCCTTTACTGCCTCTCAACATTAAAGCTGGAGCATTTAGCCCTCATCTATTTTGGGGGCCTTTCTGGTTCCTTTTTGTATACTGGAG GGATTGGATTTAAGTATGTGGCCCTTGGTGATCTGGTGATTCTCATTACGTTTGGGCCCCTGGCTGTAATGTTTGCTCATGCTATCCAGGTCGGGTACCTCTCCATTGTACCATTGCTCTATGCAATCCCGCTTGTTCTCAGCACTGAGGCGATTCTGCACAGCAACAACACTCGGGATATGGAGTCTGACCAGCAAGCAGGAATTATAACTCTGGCGATTCTCATTGGTCCAACACTCTCCTATGTTCTGTACAATTCTCTGCTCTTCCTGCCATACCTGATATTCTGTGTCCTAGCTACACGATACACAATCAGCATGGCACTACCCCTGCTCACCATTCCTATGGCATTCTCATTGGAGAGACAATTCAGGAGacaacattttaacaaaattccCCATCGAACTGCCAAGCTGAATCTTTTCCTAGGCCTGTTCTATGTGTTTGGTATTGTTCTGGCACCAGCTGGCGTGCTTCCCAAATTGTAA
- the UBIAD1 gene encoding ubiA prenyltransferase domain-containing protein 1 isoform X2 — translation MKPEDYTSKVNVPAESLPEAEVNGLEPHITEIAEPAASSWRQKCASYVLALRPWSFSTSLTPVALGSALAYQSDGTLHFLLLLVCAVAVLAVHGAGNLVNTYYDFSKGIDHKKSDDRTLVDQILKPQDVVWFGVFLYTLGCVCAACLYCLSTLKLEHLALIYFGGLSGSFLYTGGIGFKYVALGDLVILITFGPLAVMFAHAIQVGYLSIVPLLYAIPLVLSTEAILHSNNTRDMESDQQAGIITLAILIGPTLSYVLYNSLLFLPYLIFCVLATRYTISMALPLLTIPMAFSLERQFRRQHFNKIPHRTAKLNLFLGLFYVFGIVLAPAGVLPKL, via the exons ATGAAGCCTGAAGATTACACCAGCAAAGTAAATGTTCCTGCTGAGAGCCTCCCTGAGGCTGAGGTGAATGGGCTAGAGCCGCACATTACAGAGATAGCAGAGCCGGCagccagcagctggaggcagAAGTGTGCTTCCTACGTACTGGCACTGCGCCCCTGGAGCTTCAGTACCTCCCTCACCCCTGTAGCACTGGGCAGCGCCTTAGCTTATCAATCTGATGGCACATTGCACTTCCTCTTGCTTCTAGTCTGTGCTGTGGCAGTGCTGGCAGTGCATGGAGCTGGGAACTTGGTGAATACTTACTATGACTTTTCCAAAGGCATTGACCACAAGAAGAGTGATGACCGGACACTAGTAGACCAAATTCTGAAGCCCCAGGATGTGGTGTGGTTTGGGGTCTTTCTCTACACATTGGGTTGTGTCTGTGCTGCCTGCCTTTACTGCCTCTCAACATTAAAGCTGGAGCATTTAGCCCTCATCTATTTTGGGGGCCTTTCTGGTTCCTTTTTGTATACTGGAG GGATTGGATTTAAGTATGTGGCCCTTGGTGATCTGGTGATTCTCATTACGTTTGGGCCCCTGGCTGTAATGTTTGCTCATGCTATCCAGGTCGGGTACCTCTCCATTGTACCATTGCTCTATGCAATCCCGCTTGTTCTCAGCACTGAGGCGATTCTGCACAGCAACAACACTCGGGATATGGAGTCTGACCAGCAAGCAGGAATTATAACTCTGGCGATTCTCATTGGTCCAACACTCTCCTATGTTCTGTACAATTCTCTGCTCTTCCTGCCATACCTGATATTCTGTGTCCTAGCTACACGATACACAATCAGCATGGCACTACCCCTGCTCACCATTCCTATGGCATTCTCATTGGAGAGACAATTCAGGAGacaacattttaacaaaattccCCATCGAACTGCCAAGCTGAATCTTTTCCTAGGCCTGTTCTATGTGTTTGGTATTGTTCTGGCACCAGCTGGCGTGCTTCCCAAATTGTAA